Proteins encoded in a region of the Pseudomonadota bacterium genome:
- a CDS encoding MerR family transcriptional regulator, protein MAVENSDPIYPISVASKLLSVHPRTLRIYEQEGLIKPSRRGNKRYFSNDDIEWVRCIRALIHEKGISIPGIKMLLELTPCWEIKNCHPEIRDKCSAFMDRSIPCWERANTACAKELKLCESCGVYIKAMIEAKEVAASSID, encoded by the coding sequence ATGGCTGTTGAAAACAGTGATCCGATATATCCCATAAGCGTTGCATCGAAACTTCTCTCGGTTCATCCGAGAACTCTGCGGATTTATGAGCAGGAAGGGCTTATTAAACCATCAAGAAGGGGCAATAAGCGTTATTTTTCCAATGATGACATTGAGTGGGTACGTTGTATCCGGGCCTTGATTCATGAGAAGGGAATCAGTATTCCCGGGATTAAAATGCTGCTGGAACTTACACCCTGTTGGGAAATAAAGAATTGTCATCCTGAAATACGCGATAAATGTTCGGCTTTTATGGATAGATCAATTCCCTGCTGGGAAAGAGCTAACACCGCATGTGCCAAGGAACTGAAACTTTGTGAAAGTTGCGGAGTTTATATTAAGGCAATGATAGAAGCCAAAGAAGTCGCCGCCTCATCAATCGATTAA
- a CDS encoding NapC/NirT family cytochrome c, whose amino-acid sequence MSKIGDILRILFDGIARSKVAVIGAIMSVMMFPFLLISAALDMQGLIKNPYFGFLTYMVMGPVFVLGLVLVLFGVLFCKNDEEIGVYAFEYLKEQFTKPGRFTRVRRLILLTTVIINLTFLVVVMFSYSAFHYTESVSFCAQFCHEVMRPEFITYQNSPHSRVPCVECHLGEAAQWFARSKISGVKQLAAVAMKTYSRPIETPIGGLRPFRETCEECHRPEMIHGDKLYVKDKFLPDEKNTHVQTALLMKVGSGGYSGQKAHGIHWHVSQENTIKYSHADQAREDIYKVTLVDKKGMETIYSRDPVCAEENSPDEYSYASGSTRIMDCMDCHNRPTHIFLAPDEALDKKLLSGEISTDLPFIKREGLRIITQEYETSEKASNMIAIQLMSWYKNNYPEIVESDATILAKSVRGVQKAYAENVFPEMKISWGSYKNFIGHKGANAGCFRCHDGSLQSASGQVITIDCESCHIILAENKPAGKALQICSE is encoded by the coding sequence GTGTCAAAAATCGGAGATATACTGAGAATTTTATTCGATGGAATTGCCCGCAGTAAAGTTGCGGTAATCGGCGCCATCATGTCGGTGATGATGTTTCCTTTTCTGTTGATCTCCGCAGCTCTCGATATGCAAGGGCTTATCAAAAATCCCTATTTCGGCTTTCTCACCTATATGGTCATGGGACCGGTGTTTGTGCTCGGTCTGGTACTGGTTCTTTTTGGAGTGTTATTTTGTAAGAATGACGAGGAAATCGGTGTTTATGCCTTTGAGTATCTTAAAGAACAATTTACCAAACCCGGACGTTTCACCAGAGTTCGGCGGCTCATTTTATTGACCACGGTCATTATCAATCTGACCTTTTTAGTTGTTGTGATGTTTTCCTATTCAGCCTTTCATTACACAGAGTCAGTAAGTTTCTGCGCCCAATTCTGTCACGAAGTCATGAGGCCTGAATTCATTACTTATCAGAATTCACCCCATTCCCGCGTGCCCTGTGTTGAATGTCATCTGGGAGAAGCGGCGCAATGGTTTGCCCGTTCTAAGATATCCGGGGTGAAACAGCTTGCCGCGGTTGCCATGAAAACTTACAGCCGCCCCATAGAGACCCCCATCGGCGGTCTCCGTCCCTTTAGGGAGACCTGTGAAGAGTGTCATCGGCCTGAAATGATTCACGGCGATAAGCTTTATGTTAAAGATAAATTTTTGCCCGATGAGAAAAATACCCATGTTCAGACCGCTCTGCTCATGAAGGTCGGTTCCGGCGGGTACAGCGGCCAGAAGGCCCATGGCATTCACTGGCACGTGTCCCAGGAAAATACCATCAAGTACAGTCATGCCGATCAGGCGCGTGAAGATATTTATAAAGTAACCCTTGTGGATAAAAAGGGGATGGAAACGATTTACTCCAGAGATCCCGTGTGTGCAGAGGAAAATTCTCCGGATGAGTATTCTTACGCCTCTGGCAGCACCCGGATCATGGATTGCATGGACTGTCATAATCGGCCGACCCATATTTTCCTTGCACCGGACGAGGCTCTGGATAAAAAGCTTTTAAGCGGGGAAATATCAACGGATTTGCCGTTTATCAAGCGGGAGGGGCTTAGGATAATCACCCAGGAGTATGAAACTTCGGAGAAAGCAAGTAACATGATCGCCATCCAGTTAATGAGCTGGTATAAAAACAACTATCCTGAAATAGTCGAAAGCGATGCAACAATACTTGCCAAGTCTGTAAGGGGGGTTCAAAAGGCCTATGCTGAAAATGTTTTCCCTGAAATGAAGATTTCCTGGGGAAGCTATAAGAATTTCATCGGCCACAAGGGTGCTAATGCCGGTTGTTTCCGATGTCACGACGGATCATTGCAATCAGCATCCGGTCAGGTGATAACCATTGATTGCGAGTCATGCCATATTATTCTTGCAGAGAATAAGCCGGCGGGTAAAGCTTTGCAGATCTGTTCCGAATGA
- the ftsH gene encoding ATP-dependent zinc metalloprotease FtsH encodes MGTFIRGLFVFFIIVIVGGVIALFWNLEHKLPSLSYNEFLVMLDSKEVVEVHVKGGSIILTDATGRKVTTFAPDVQALVPRFIEKNVVIYGEADKTPFIVNLAMVGIPILVVFIIWFFVAGRQSRKDESSEFGKDKAIKFSSGSKGQVTFRDVAGIPEVKEELLEIVDFLQRPKKYSKLGAIIPKGILFQGPPGTGKTLLARAIAGEAGVPFYSISGSDFVEMFVGVGASRVRDLFREAKKHAPCIIFIDEIDAVGGHRGGGGAAGGGQDERGQTLNALLVEMDGFGTDETVIVLAATNRPDILDTALLRPRRFDRQITVLPPDVKGRLQIIEVHARRIRMVENLDLEHLARSTPGFTGAELASLVNEAALIAGRAEKDAIDMSDFEAAKDRMLMGVERKNFVIGEKDRRTLAIHEAGHAILARFLPETDPLHKITIIPRGRAMGHTQQMPLHDRQVYSKEYLLNRITIFMGGRAAEEVALNQKTTGAEDDFQQAMEIATNMICKWGMDDVIGPLSLARGDQGFLSGGSMMAAMSEETARRIDGKIKSMIDSCYEKAKSILSREKDFLEHLAEILLKEEVLDREEMEIIFECTQKRMREKKATGEEGNACPAIVTENFEV; translated from the coding sequence GTGGGCACTTTTATCCGAGGTTTATTTGTTTTTTTTATAATAGTTATTGTCGGGGGTGTCATCGCTCTGTTTTGGAACCTCGAGCACAAACTGCCGTCGCTAAGCTATAATGAATTTCTTGTGATGCTCGACAGCAAAGAGGTCGTCGAGGTCCATGTCAAGGGCGGATCCATCATCCTTACCGATGCGACGGGACGCAAAGTAACGACTTTTGCCCCTGATGTTCAGGCGCTTGTTCCACGGTTTATTGAAAAAAATGTCGTTATATACGGCGAAGCTGACAAAACTCCTTTTATCGTAAATCTGGCAATGGTCGGTATTCCGATCCTGGTAGTTTTTATTATCTGGTTCTTTGTGGCAGGGCGTCAAAGCCGAAAGGATGAGTCGTCGGAATTCGGTAAAGATAAGGCTATCAAGTTTTCTTCCGGATCTAAGGGGCAGGTCACCTTCCGGGATGTTGCAGGGATTCCGGAGGTAAAGGAAGAACTCCTCGAAATAGTAGATTTTCTTCAGAGGCCAAAGAAATACAGTAAGCTGGGAGCGATAATTCCCAAGGGTATTTTATTTCAGGGGCCTCCCGGAACCGGGAAAACCCTTTTGGCCCGTGCCATAGCCGGTGAAGCCGGGGTGCCTTTTTACAGTATCAGCGGTTCCGATTTTGTTGAAATGTTTGTCGGTGTCGGCGCTTCCCGGGTGCGCGATCTTTTTCGCGAAGCCAAGAAACACGCCCCCTGTATCATATTTATTGACGAGATTGATGCGGTGGGCGGCCATCGTGGCGGCGGCGGCGCAGCAGGAGGAGGCCAGGATGAGCGCGGTCAGACCCTGAATGCATTGCTGGTTGAAATGGACGGCTTCGGCACCGATGAAACGGTCATTGTTCTTGCGGCGACCAACAGGCCGGATATTCTTGATACGGCGCTCTTGAGACCGAGGCGTTTTGACCGGCAGATCACAGTGTTGCCTCCGGATGTAAAGGGGCGTCTGCAGATTATTGAAGTACATGCCCGGCGCATCCGGATGGTGGAAAACCTTGACCTGGAGCATCTGGCAAGAAGCACTCCCGGCTTTACCGGAGCTGAACTGGCAAGCCTGGTGAACGAAGCCGCGCTGATTGCGGGTCGTGCTGAAAAGGACGCAATTGATATGAGCGACTTTGAGGCAGCCAAGGACCGCATGCTCATGGGTGTTGAAAGGAAGAATTTCGTCATCGGTGAAAAGGACCGCAGGACTCTTGCCATTCATGAAGCAGGGCACGCGATTCTTGCACGGTTTCTCCCCGAGACTGACCCGTTGCATAAAATCACCATTATTCCCAGAGGCAGAGCCATGGGTCATACCCAGCAGATGCCGCTCCATGACCGTCAGGTGTATTCCAAGGAATATCTCTTGAATCGCATAACTATTTTTATGGGAGGGCGCGCGGCAGAAGAAGTGGCGCTTAACCAGAAAACCACCGGCGCTGAAGATGATTTTCAGCAGGCCATGGAGATTGCGACCAATATGATCTGTAAGTGGGGCATGGATGATGTGATCGGCCCGCTTTCCCTGGCCAGGGGAGACCAGGGATTCCTTTCCGGCGGCAGCATGATGGCCGCCATGAGTGAGGAAACCGCCAGGAGAATTGATGGCAAGATCAAAAGTATGATTGATTCATGCTATGAGAAGGCCAAAAGCATTCTTTCAAGAGAAAAGGATTTTCTCGAGCATCTGGCGGAGATTCTCTTAAAAGAGGAAGTGCTCGATAGGGAGGAAATGGAAATAATCTTTGAATGCACGCAGAAAAGGATGCGTGAAAAAAAGGCGACAGGGGAAGAAGGCAATGCCTGTCCGGCTATCGTCACGGAAAATTTTGAAGTCTGA
- a CDS encoding diguanylate cyclase, producing the protein MEKKFLNDLITPEVFWVAPDATVQETIRVMREKDVSCILVLEDRKPVGIFTERNIVRYATEKGHDFNKIKIKELMSSPVLTGKSDLDVYDAYSLFSLHKIRHLVVVNNHGDAIGIVTQSNIIENLGYEYFIEMKKISRIMSKNLFIVSKDHSVAQVLSKMAKNAVSCAIVTENGFPVGILTERDMARFLVDNLPLDEMKVLDAMSKPLITISEGSAVLEAAKSMQQHGIRRLIVVNEDGHLCGLTTQTDIIKELEGKYIDTLKQIIKQQDMKLESISRDLVETTVYLENILHSSVDMGVIAVNLDFVIVYFNPAAESLLGVEAEKVIGTDIDNIVISESGKLIYKGNITKTFDTFKRESFVIEQKIKGNIRFIHSSVSGIWDRYQELFGFVIMMHDITERKRAEDELAHMATHDFLTGLPNRALLHNLINHEAAHILRDKKKFAVMFLDLDEFKTINDSLGHDVGDKLLQSVGGRLQKTLRKSDTVARMGGDEFIVLLPGFLESSEASLIAEKIVGAINLPFIVNGQELSITTSVGIAIFPDDCDNPNDLIKCADLAMYSAKNHGKNRFQRFLPEMR; encoded by the coding sequence ATGGAGAAAAAATTTTTAAATGATCTCATAACCCCGGAGGTATTCTGGGTAGCCCCGGACGCCACGGTCCAGGAAACTATCCGTGTGATGCGGGAAAAAGATGTGAGCTGTATTCTTGTTCTTGAAGACAGGAAGCCGGTGGGAATTTTCACCGAAAGAAATATTGTCCGCTACGCAACCGAAAAGGGACATGATTTCAATAAGATCAAGATCAAGGAACTTATGAGTTCACCGGTGTTAACCGGCAAGAGCGATCTTGATGTATATGATGCTTACAGTCTGTTCAGCTTGCACAAGATCCGGCATCTCGTGGTGGTGAATAATCATGGTGATGCCATAGGAATTGTCACCCAGTCAAATATTATTGAGAATCTCGGGTATGAATATTTCATTGAGATGAAAAAAATTTCCCGGATCATGTCAAAAAATCTCTTTATCGTCTCCAAGGATCACTCGGTTGCTCAAGTCCTTTCCAAAATGGCCAAAAATGCAGTGAGCTGCGCAATTGTTACTGAAAATGGTTTTCCGGTGGGAATCCTCACTGAAAGGGACATGGCCCGTTTTCTGGTGGACAATCTACCTCTGGATGAAATGAAAGTTCTGGATGCGATGAGCAAGCCGTTAATCACCATTTCCGAGGGCAGCGCTGTCCTCGAAGCGGCGAAATCCATGCAGCAGCATGGGATCCGCCGGCTGATTGTCGTCAATGAGGACGGCCATCTTTGTGGTTTGACAACCCAGACCGATATCATTAAAGAGCTTGAAGGAAAATATATTGATACCCTCAAGCAGATCATCAAACAGCAGGATATGAAGCTGGAGAGCATCTCACGGGATCTGGTGGAAACCACCGTGTATCTGGAAAACATCCTTCATTCATCAGTTGATATGGGGGTGATTGCGGTCAATCTTGATTTTGTGATTGTCTATTTCAATCCCGCCGCTGAAAGTCTTCTCGGTGTTGAGGCTGAAAAGGTTATCGGCACAGATATTGACAATATAGTCATTTCAGAAAGCGGTAAGCTTATCTATAAAGGCAACATTACAAAAACCTTTGATACTTTTAAGCGCGAATCCTTTGTTATTGAGCAAAAAATCAAAGGAAATATCAGGTTTATCCATTCAAGCGTGTCGGGGATTTGGGACAGATATCAGGAACTCTTCGGCTTTGTCATCATGATGCATGACATAACTGAAAGAAAGCGAGCAGAAGATGAACTTGCCCATATGGCGACCCATGATTTTCTTACCGGTCTCCCCAACAGGGCTTTACTGCACAATCTTATTAACCATGAGGCGGCGCACATCCTGCGTGATAAGAAAAAATTCGCAGTCATGTTCCTTGATCTTGATGAATTTAAAACGATTAATGACTCCCTTGGCCACGATGTGGGGGATAAACTTCTGCAGTCAGTTGGTGGACGGCTTCAGAAAACACTTCGTAAAAGTGATACGGTGGCGCGAATGGGTGGCGATGAATTCATTGTGCTTCTTCCTGGTTTTTTGGAGAGCAGCGAGGCTTCGCTCATTGCCGAAAAAATTGTCGGAGCCATAAACCTGCCTTTTATTGTTAATGGTCAGGAGTTAAGCATCACCACCAGTGTGGGAATCGCCATTTTTCCGGATGACTGTGATAACCCAAATGACCTTATTAAATGTGCTGATCTTGCAATGTACAGTGCCAAGAACCATGGAAAGAACCGATTTCAAAGGTTCCTTCCGGAAATGAGATGA
- a CDS encoding U32 family peptidase, with the protein MSSNKRRNPSGTQMELLAPAGTVEVFEVAVEQGADAVYIGAPALNARAQAKQFTPQEIAAMVAHGHKSGVKVYAAMNSLMKDEEIPQAIETLALFESLKIDAIIVQDLGIYYLATKYFPTLKIHASTLMAAHNSISVRQFARMGFSRVVLARELNLQEISRIGQTTSVPLEVFVHGAMCFSYSGLCLFSSYLGGKSGLRGWCVQPCRRRYTWDKSGKPAGYLFSMNDLNAIDLLPQLAKAGVVSIKIEGRMRSAQYVSSVVKAYRIMLDAPEGDTAAKEEAGRLLHNSMSRKMASGYFSGPQPEDILSPEHSGNIGHFIGKVEKSSGEKATIALKNGLNVGDRVRLHFEKTGERKAFTVKKMYSGQQAVNNASEGETVLIELPVQAAPGDSLYLVDTKERRALEGKQKSILPGRFDEKIKALNHRHKGEIIWAKVKRQMKLRDADKQRKSGPVKSRRSKTLDAGRVPWWLKIDNLMQLRQHLPDKPARLIVMLTGETFSQFKRMEKMLRSYGRTVVWSLPPLIDEADIEFFAQAINELISMGFKTWQIGHLGQLQFFNPYKSKVSVFGDYTLNALNFFSLASLSEFGLRGCQLSIETDKKNLEGILKKRLPLDVGLTIYGRPPLSMARTFAGFFQFNQAFRSPLREKFVLEKSFGKTVVLAEKPFSLLPVLSEIYSMGLGYGVIDISNMAFRKGALTALVGKIGNPSAMREKLSTFNYFGKLY; encoded by the coding sequence ATGTCATCAAATAAAAGAAGAAACCCCTCAGGCACACAAATGGAACTTCTGGCGCCGGCAGGCACCGTGGAAGTCTTTGAGGTTGCGGTGGAGCAGGGTGCTGATGCGGTTTACATAGGGGCGCCGGCACTCAACGCCAGGGCGCAGGCAAAACAGTTTACACCGCAGGAGATTGCGGCAATGGTCGCCCACGGGCATAAATCCGGGGTAAAAGTGTATGCAGCGATGAACAGTCTGATGAAAGACGAGGAGATACCTCAGGCAATTGAGACCCTGGCGCTCTTTGAGAGCCTGAAGATTGACGCGATTATTGTGCAGGATCTCGGCATATATTATCTGGCAACAAAATATTTTCCTACCCTGAAAATTCATGCAAGCACCCTTATGGCGGCCCATAATTCTATCTCTGTCCGGCAATTCGCCCGAATGGGATTTTCCAGGGTGGTCCTGGCCCGGGAATTGAATCTCCAGGAGATTTCGCGGATTGGGCAAACAACATCGGTTCCTCTTGAGGTCTTTGTCCATGGGGCAATGTGCTTCAGTTATTCAGGGCTTTGTCTTTTCAGCAGCTATCTCGGTGGTAAAAGTGGTTTACGGGGCTGGTGCGTTCAACCTTGCAGGCGGCGTTATACCTGGGATAAAAGCGGCAAGCCGGCCGGATATCTTTTTTCAATGAATGACTTAAACGCCATTGATCTGTTGCCGCAGCTGGCCAAAGCCGGGGTTGTTTCCATAAAGATAGAGGGCAGGATGAGAAGCGCACAGTATGTGAGTTCGGTGGTGAAAGCCTATCGTATTATGCTGGATGCGCCGGAGGGAGATACAGCCGCAAAGGAAGAAGCAGGCAGGCTGTTGCATAATTCGATGAGCCGAAAGATGGCTTCCGGGTATTTTTCAGGACCCCAGCCAGAGGATATTCTGTCGCCGGAGCATTCCGGCAATATCGGTCATTTTATCGGCAAGGTCGAGAAGTCCTCCGGCGAAAAAGCAACAATTGCCCTGAAAAACGGGCTTAATGTGGGTGACCGGGTCAGACTTCATTTTGAAAAAACCGGTGAGCGCAAGGCCTTTACCGTTAAAAAAATGTATTCCGGTCAGCAGGCGGTCAACAACGCTTCAGAAGGGGAGACGGTTTTAATTGAACTTCCAGTGCAGGCGGCGCCGGGCGACAGCCTGTATCTGGTGGATACCAAGGAAAGAAGAGCCCTTGAAGGCAAGCAGAAGAGCATTCTGCCCGGTCGTTTTGATGAAAAGATAAAGGCCTTGAATCACCGGCATAAAGGGGAGATTATTTGGGCCAAAGTGAAGCGGCAGATGAAGCTGCGGGACGCTGACAAGCAAAGAAAATCAGGACCTGTGAAATCACGCCGCAGCAAAACCCTGGATGCCGGTCGAGTCCCCTGGTGGCTGAAAATTGACAACCTTATGCAGCTCAGGCAGCACCTTCCCGATAAGCCGGCCCGCCTGATTGTGATGCTGACCGGAGAAACTTTTTCACAGTTCAAACGAATGGAAAAAATGCTTAGATCTTATGGGCGAACGGTTGTCTGGTCCCTGCCGCCGCTCATCGATGAGGCGGATATTGAATTTTTTGCGCAGGCAATTAACGAATTGATCAGCATGGGATTCAAGACGTGGCAGATCGGCCATCTTGGTCAGCTCCAATTTTTTAATCCGTATAAGAGCAAGGTGAGTGTTTTCGGAGACTATACCTTGAACGCTTTAAACTTTTTTTCCCTGGCGAGTCTTTCCGAGTTCGGACTTCGCGGTTGTCAGCTTTCCATTGAGACCGACAAAAAGAACCTTGAAGGTATTTTGAAGAAAAGGTTGCCCCTTGATGTCGGGCTGACAATTTACGGGAGACCGCCATTGAGTATGGCCAGGACATTTGCAGGTTTTTTTCAGTTTAACCAGGCTTTTAGAAGTCCCTTGCGGGAGAAATTCGTCCTTGAAAAATCTTTCGGGAAAACCGTTGTTCTGGCTGAAAAACCCTTTTCACTGCTGCCGGTTCTTTCCGAGATATACTCCATGGGGCTCGGCTATGGGGTGATTGACATAAGCAACATGGCCTTTCGTAAAGGCGCCTTGACCGCACTTGTCGGCAAGATTGGGAACCCTTCCGCGATGAGGGAAAAGCTCAGCACCTTTAATTATTTTGGCAAGTTATATTGA
- a CDS encoding rhomboid family intramembrane serine protease, whose translation MFPLKDNIPAKHFPAVNLWLILVNVLCFIYEVKLGHGLEEFVRMYGFIPARFLYLQERNIVDVSRFVPVFSSMFLHANFMHLLGNVWMLWIFGDNVEDRMGHLRYFFFYILCGIMAVVAQAWSGPNSAMPMLGASGAIAGVLGAYLLLYPKARILTLVPIVIFFYLVEIPAFVFLGIWFLIQFVQGYYLLTFGSLVEGGVAFWAHIGGFAAGVFFVYFFTKRKVGRK comes from the coding sequence ATGTTTCCCTTAAAGGATAATATTCCCGCAAAGCATTTTCCAGCGGTTAATCTCTGGCTGATACTGGTCAATGTGCTTTGTTTTATCTACGAGGTGAAACTTGGCCATGGACTGGAAGAATTTGTAAGGATGTACGGTTTTATCCCGGCAAGATTTCTGTACCTTCAGGAAAGAAATATTGTTGATGTTTCGCGATTCGTGCCGGTATTTTCTTCAATGTTTCTGCATGCGAATTTCATGCATCTCCTTGGCAATGTCTGGATGCTGTGGATTTTCGGGGATAATGTCGAAGATCGCATGGGGCATCTGCGGTATTTTTTCTTTTATATCCTCTGCGGGATCATGGCTGTGGTTGCCCAGGCCTGGTCCGGGCCGAACTCGGCGATGCCGATGCTTGGAGCAAGCGGAGCCATTGCAGGAGTTCTCGGAGCGTATTTGCTGTTATATCCCAAGGCAAGAATTCTTACCCTGGTGCCCATTGTGATTTTTTTCTATCTCGTTGAGATCCCTGCATTTGTTTTTCTGGGAATCTGGTTTCTCATCCAGTTTGTACAGGGGTACTATCTGTTGACCTTCGGTTCCCTGGTTGAGGGCGGGGTAGCATTCTGGGCCCATATCGGCGGTTTTGCAGCCGGGGTGTTTTTCGTGTATTTCTTCACAAAAAGAAAAGTCGGGAGAAAATAG
- a CDS encoding sensor histidine kinase, with protein MANSNNIPPDLEIIFCRVHQKRDDYKKYAFSPIKNDILKTFFDLAQEFDSLKDFYRICVAVPKDFLQVDSRLYLTDEAGVTLKLVCDSIEGLSPAGSKVPDYIRLASSSYQDSDSYIVPVFRKSAHAEDITPLLPGKNHVLGMFEIFPQSRLTEADRLFFEKYTGRIGYNLHNRIVGHQNIRHLKFINNLVRDIDHNVIVPNMYFRHIFNQLKKRILDLENLGILIHAFKEDQGVSGPLCDKVAAEVEFLRRNLAENYNELMGHHATISLFLESLFRREHFEEGHLVLRSKKCLIEKEIIAPQLEYYCKRFHSRGIEVEKPKDMIGEEIPLNADVGLLAQVYSNLFSNAVKYTEEIIREHGLSRKSVAYGREFMADYFGPGKNGIKFNVFSTGPHLRESDAKMIYSEGFRGMGSHGTPGSGHGLSFVKHVIEIHGGVVGYEPTEEGNNFFFILPLGIDRQSIPDLEQLG; from the coding sequence ATGGCAAACAGTAATAACATACCCCCTGATCTTGAAATTATTTTCTGCCGCGTCCACCAGAAACGTGATGATTATAAGAAATACGCCTTCAGCCCGATTAAAAACGATATCCTCAAGACCTTTTTTGATCTGGCCCAGGAATTTGATTCCTTAAAGGATTTTTATCGAATCTGCGTTGCAGTGCCCAAGGATTTTCTCCAGGTAGACAGCAGACTGTATTTGACCGATGAGGCAGGTGTCACACTGAAACTGGTCTGTGACAGCATTGAAGGGCTGAGTCCCGCAGGCAGCAAAGTTCCGGATTATATTCGTTTGGCGTCCAGTTCCTATCAGGATTCCGATTCCTATATTGTTCCTGTTTTCAGAAAAAGCGCCCATGCCGAAGATATTACTCCTCTTCTGCCTGGAAAAAATCATGTGCTGGGCATGTTTGAGATTTTTCCCCAATCCCGACTTACCGAAGCTGACCGCCTGTTTTTTGAAAAATACACCGGCAGAATCGGCTATAATCTGCATAACAGAATAGTCGGCCACCAGAATATCCGGCATCTTAAATTTATCAATAATCTGGTACGGGACATTGACCATAATGTCATTGTTCCGAACATGTATTTCAGGCATATCTTCAATCAGCTGAAAAAAAGGATACTAGATCTTGAAAATCTTGGAATACTCATACATGCCTTTAAGGAAGATCAGGGGGTTTCAGGGCCGCTATGCGATAAGGTGGCGGCTGAAGTGGAGTTCCTGCGGAGAAATCTTGCAGAAAACTACAATGAGCTTATGGGCCACCATGCCACCATAAGCCTCTTTCTCGAAAGCCTTTTCAGACGGGAACATTTTGAAGAAGGGCATCTCGTCTTGCGTTCGAAAAAATGTCTGATCGAAAAAGAAATAATCGCACCGCAGTTGGAGTATTATTGCAAACGTTTTCATTCCCGCGGCATAGAAGTCGAGAAGCCCAAGGACATGATCGGTGAAGAGATTCCGCTCAACGCCGATGTCGGTCTGCTGGCCCAGGTGTATTCCAACCTGTTTTCAAATGCGGTGAAGTATACCGAGGAGATTATCCGTGAACACGGTTTAAGTAGAAAATCCGTGGCTTATGGACGTGAGTTCATGGCCGATTATTTCGGGCCCGGCAAGAATGGCATAAAATTCAATGTCTTTTCCACCGGACCTCATTTAAGGGAATCGGATGCAAAGATGATTTATTCCGAAGGGTTCAGGGGGATGGGAAGTCACGGCACCCCCGGATCCGGGCACGGATTGTCTTTTGTCAAACATGTTATAGAAATCCATGGCGGCGTTGTCGGCTATGAGCCAACGGAGGAAGGAAACAACTTTTTCTTTATTTTGCCCCTGGGCATCGACAGGCAGAGTATTCCGGATCTGGAGCAGCTCGGGTAA
- the pyrR gene encoding bifunctional pyr operon transcriptional regulator/uracil phosphoribosyltransferase PyrR, which produces MAKSTKKIMNSRDMDRALNRMALQIMEHNTGVKDIALVGIHTGGVFLADRLQKIIKAREKVELPVGSLDITLYRDDWSLACQSPLVKKTDINFAVEGFTLVLVDDVIFTGRTIRAALDAIMDFGRPCFIQLAALIDRGGRELPIRPDFTGMEITVSPNEHVHVLLEEISGKNEVVLEQYA; this is translated from the coding sequence ATGGCAAAATCAACAAAGAAAATAATGAATTCGCGGGACATGGACCGGGCCCTGAATCGTATGGCCCTGCAGATCATGGAACATAATACCGGGGTCAAGGACATTGCGCTGGTGGGTATTCATACCGGTGGAGTTTTCCTGGCCGACCGTCTGCAGAAAATAATCAAGGCCAGAGAAAAGGTGGAGTTGCCGGTGGGCAGCCTTGATATTACTTTGTACAGGGATGACTGGAGCCTTGCCTGCCAGAGTCCTCTGGTGAAAAAGACGGATATTAATTTTGCCGTTGAAGGCTTTACCCTGGTTCTTGTCGATGATGTGATTTTTACCGGTCGCACCATTCGTGCAGCGCTGGACGCAATAATGGATTTCGGCAGGCCCTGTTTTATTCAACTGGCGGCGCTCATTGACCGGGGAGGTCGTGAACTTCCTATCCGTCCTGATTTTACCGGCATGGAAATTACTGTCAGTCCCAATGAACATGTCCATGTTCTGCTGGAAGAAATCAGCGGCAAGAATGAAGTTGTCCTGGAACAATACGCATAA